The following are from one region of the Leucobacter sp. Psy1 genome:
- the mca gene encoding mycothiol conjugate amidase Mca, producing the protein MTFRLIAVHAHPDDESSKGAATYAHYVERGVEVLIVSCTGGERGDVLNELVARDPKSRRDLAGLRRDEMAAAQRIIGFDHRWLGYQDSGLPDEGIAVPTGSFADIPVQVSAEALVRIVREFKPHVMITYNEQGGYPHPDHIRCHEVSRFAWEVSGDAESYPDAGAPWTIKKLYYEEIFNSERVKHIRDTLLETDPDSPIRAQMDEIAERMALRPYSGTTRIDVGEYFDRRDEALRAHSSQVPPDSPFFFWPNDLQRQAWPFEDYRLAASRVATTEFEADLFQGIEEDE; encoded by the coding sequence ATGACGTTCAGGCTGATCGCGGTGCACGCGCACCCGGACGACGAGTCCAGCAAGGGGGCGGCGACGTACGCGCACTACGTCGAGCGCGGCGTCGAAGTGCTGATCGTGAGCTGCACGGGCGGGGAGCGCGGCGACGTGCTCAACGAACTCGTCGCGCGCGATCCGAAGAGCCGGCGAGATCTGGCGGGTCTGCGGCGGGACGAGATGGCGGCAGCGCAGCGGATCATCGGGTTCGACCACCGCTGGCTGGGCTACCAGGATTCGGGACTCCCCGACGAGGGGATCGCGGTGCCGACGGGCTCGTTCGCCGATATCCCGGTACAGGTCTCGGCGGAGGCGCTGGTGCGCATCGTTCGTGAGTTCAAGCCGCACGTCATGATCACCTACAACGAGCAGGGCGGCTACCCGCACCCGGATCACATCCGCTGCCACGAGGTGAGTCGTTTCGCGTGGGAGGTGTCGGGCGATGCGGAGTCGTATCCCGACGCCGGCGCACCGTGGACCATCAAGAAGCTCTACTACGAGGAGATCTTCAACTCGGAGCGGGTGAAGCACATCCGCGACACGCTCCTCGAGACCGATCCGGACTCGCCGATCCGCGCGCAGATGGATGAGATCGCCGAGCGGATGGCGCTCAGGCCGTACAGCGGCACGACGCGCATCGATGTCGGCGAGTACTTCGATCGACGTGACGAAGCGCTGCGCGCGCACTCGAGCCAGGTGCCGCCCGACAGTCCGTTCTTTTTCTGGCCGAACGACCTGCAGCGCCAGGCGTGGCCGTTCGAGGATTACCGGCTTGCGGCGTCGCGTGTGGCGACGACGGAGTTCGAAGCCGACCTGTTCCAGGGAATCGAGGAGGACGAGTGA
- a CDS encoding DUF4307 domain-containing protein, whose product MSEAPEPTPSANTGIATDDARRALDDRYGRTRARGIDRRFGWIAGGIAVVAGLTILLVGGWQQTATVEYQDIGRTIVDAHRVDVRFEVTGPANTPVACAVEAQNPTKAIVGWKIVELPVTDERSHSVSTTVTTTNRATTGSVKSCWVLEDTE is encoded by the coding sequence GTGTCCGAGGCTCCCGAGCCGACGCCGTCGGCGAACACCGGGATCGCCACCGACGATGCGCGCCGCGCGCTCGACGACCGCTACGGGCGCACCCGCGCTCGCGGCATCGACCGCCGTTTCGGCTGGATCGCGGGCGGCATCGCCGTCGTCGCCGGACTGACGATCCTGCTCGTCGGCGGGTGGCAGCAGACCGCGACCGTCGAGTACCAGGACATCGGACGCACCATCGTCGATGCCCATCGCGTGGACGTGCGGTTCGAAGTGACGGGCCCTGCGAACACTCCGGTCGCCTGTGCGGTCGAAGCGCAGAACCCGACGAAGGCGATCGTCGGGTGGAAAATCGTGGAACTTCCCGTCACGGATGAGCGCTCCCACTCGGTGAGCACCACCGTCACCACCACGAACCGCGCCACCACTGGCAGCGTGAAGAGCTGCTGGGTGCTCGAAGACACTGAGTGA
- the greA gene encoding transcription elongation factor GreA — protein MADSNQTWLTQDAYDRLKAELDELSGPGRRDIAARIEAAREEGDLKENGGYHAAKDEQGKIEARIRDLEELLKHAVVAEAPESRGVVEIGTVITAEILGDQEKFLLGNRELGEGSDLDVYSAESPLGSAILGLKIGDTTSYEAPNGKKIEVGIVAVDTYTG, from the coding sequence ATGGCTGATTCCAACCAGACCTGGCTGACCCAGGATGCCTACGACCGACTCAAGGCCGAGCTCGATGAACTGAGCGGCCCGGGCCGTCGCGACATCGCCGCCCGCATCGAGGCGGCGCGCGAGGAGGGCGACCTCAAGGAGAACGGCGGCTACCACGCGGCGAAAGACGAGCAGGGCAAGATCGAGGCGCGCATTCGCGACCTCGAAGAGCTGCTGAAGCACGCCGTCGTCGCCGAAGCTCCTGAGAGCCGGGGCGTGGTCGAGATCGGCACCGTCATCACCGCGGAGATCCTCGGAGACCAGGAGAAGTTCCTGCTCGGCAACCGCGAACTCGGCGAGGGCTCGGACCTCGACGTGTACAGCGCGGAGAGCCCCCTCGGGTCGGCGATCCTCGGTCTGAAGATCGGCGACACGACGAGCTACGAGGCCCCGAACGGGAAGAAGATCGAGGTCGGCATCGTCGCTGTCGACACCTACACGGGCTAG